A window from Telopea speciosissima isolate NSW1024214 ecotype Mountain lineage chromosome 8, Tspe_v1, whole genome shotgun sequence encodes these proteins:
- the LOC122672515 gene encoding cyclin-D4-1-like gives MDSFSTLVCDEDFKLIDEEDELVEEIQSEPQRKLFSVDSCDDYVIVSNLLEKEREMMPRDDYLARLQSGGLDVSARNDSVDWIYKVYQYYSFEPLTACLAINYLDRFLSEHEIPSGSSSFDNTEPWKYQLLSVSCLSVAAKMEETNVPLSLDLQVIEGYLIFESKNIQRMELLLLSALKWRTNAVTPLSFIDYFLDRIINPETRDPKSLVSRSVDMILRTTKGAEFLDFRPSEIALAVAISVAGENQTIDMNKAFDSCSSPHLNKERVLKCHEQVQEVMNLRTTTPPLSPAGILDAAALLSYSSNNGTMGGGGGGLPSPSSPSSPSPGSSVVEASERKYLGSEEEIESVQKKKRRL, from the exons ATGGACAGTTTCTCAACCCTTGTTTGCGATGAAGATTTCAAACTCATCGATGAAGAAGACGAGCTCGTCGAAGAAATCCAGAGTGAGCCTCAACGAAAGCTTTTCTCTGTTGATTCTTGTGATGATTACGTGATAGTTTCGAACCTTCTTGAGAAAGAACGAGAAATGATGCCCAGAGACGATTACTTGGCGAGGCTTCAATCCGGTGGCCTCGATGTCTCTGCTCGTAATGACTCTGTTGATTGGATTTACAAG GTTTATCAATATTATAGCTTCGAACCACTGACTGCTTGTTTAGCCATAAATTACTTGGATCGATTCTTATCTGAGCATGAAATTCCG AGTGGAAGTAGCAGTTTCGATAATACTGAGCCATGGAAGTACCAGTTGCTGTCCGTATCTTGCTTGTCTGTGGCAGCAAAAATGGAAGAAACAAACGTTCCATTGTCCTTGGATTTACAG GTGATCGAAGGTTACCTGATCTTTGAATCCAAGAATATTCAGAGGATGGAGCTTTTATTATTGTCGGCATTGAAGTGGAGGACTAATGCAGTTACTCCTCTCTCGTTTATCGACTATTTCTTGGACAGAATCATAAACCCAGAAACCAGAGACCCCAAATCTTTGGTTTCTCGGTCTGTAGATATGATTTTAAGAACCACCAAAG GTGCCGAATTCCTTGACTTCCGGCCATCAGAGATCGCATTAGCTGTCGCAATCTCTGTAGCTGGAGAAAACCAGACCATCGATATGAACAAAGCCTTCGATTCCTGCTCTTCTCCTCACTTAAACAAG GAGAGAGTGTTGAAGTGTCATGAACAGGTTCAAGAGGTTATGAATTTAAGGACTACTACTCCACCATTGAGCCCAGCTGGGATCCTTGATGCGGCGGCATTGTTGAGCTACAGTAGCAATAATGGAAcaatgggtggtggtggtggtgggcttCCTTCACCTTCTTCACCTTCTTCACCATCACCTGGGTCTTCAGTAGTTGAAGCTAGTGAGCGTAAATATTTAGGCTCTGAAGAGGAGATTGAATCTgtacagaaaaagaaaagaagactttGA